From the genome of Candidatus Obscuribacterales bacterium:
TCCTTCAGCATGTGCTGCCGGAAGTGCTAGTGGTATCACTTGGACGACAAGAATCAGAGCCAAAGAAACATTCTTCATGGGCATTTTCCTCGTGTAATATCGGGGCGCTTATGTGCGTCCTCGAATATGTTTTTGAACCGCGACAAAATATGGGCTTCCCGCTAACCACGCGAAAAACTAATTTGTCCACGTAAACGTGTTATGTCAACCGACCTTCCTCAATTGAACGGATGATGACTCTACCGGCAAAAACCCCGCTTGTCAAGCAGGATTAATGCTACCGACTATTGTCATGCTGAGCGACCGTAGGGAGAGAAGAATCTCACGTCTTTAACTAGTGAGATTCTTCGTCGCGCTGCTCCTCAGAATGACGCAATTAGACCAACGCTTCACGCACTTCCGGTTTGCGTAGTTTCCAGATGACATGATCGGTGAGCATGTGATGCATATTTATAGCTAGAAATACGGAAATGAAAGCTACTGACGCATCGATTCCTAAATTGGTAAGTAACTTGGGAATACAGAGGTAAATTAACAACGCAATAACGAGAAGTTGTCCGTAGTAATTACCTACCGTCGATATTAAAGACTTGCCGGGCTCTGACGGTGACTTCAACTGTTTTGATATGGTGACAACCAAGTACTGACTGCCATGAAAGAACGCCGGTACATAGAGCCAAAGTGCGCCGGCAATGTCTTTGCTGCAAATGAAAATGGCTAGGGTAGTCATCGCTAATAGGCAAGCAGGCAATGGCAGCAGTTTCTTCTCAGTTTGAAACTTGTGAATTAAAACGCAGAGAAAAGCAATGATTGAAACTACTAGTGCCGCTGTTGAAAGGTCAAAGAAGATACGTGGTAGGAATGGCCAACTAGGCAGGCTTATATTGAGAAAGCTCTCCGGTGCCCAATCACGAAAAGTCAGTTGTTGCAGAATGGCAAAGCACATTGTCGATTGCATAAGTGCTTTTATGACGAACTTTTGTTTGGAACCAAGGAAGTAGTTGTTTTTCAGACAATACAAGAGAAAAAGACCATAGCTTTGCCCCGTGAAGTGCTGTACTGCAAGAAGTAAATATAGTTTTGATAGAAGGGGGATGATATCCCGAATTAACAAACAAGTGAGTGCGAGCAATGAGAAGATGACTAATGCTTTGCGCATAAAAGAAGCAGGGCTTTTAGCTGACTTATCCGAATAAATCTGAACTAGTCCGGCTGCCGTGTGTGTTTCGCTAAGAAATATGCTGCCGATTACGCCAACCATCAGCACAGTGACCGCAGATGGTGCAATTGTTGTGCCATGTGTGAACATCTGAGCGGCAAAGAGAAGCCACATCAAACCTCCGCAAGCAAAGAGAATATCTAATAGAGGATGGAGAATGTATCTGCTGTTGTTCATGAGAAGAAGCTCTCATCGCGAGGGGATGCAACCAACCAATCGAAGAAACCAGGAATGCTTAGTCCAATTACTGTAACAAGTACAGAGACCACAAGGTTGATGATCGCTTTCTTTTTGCTTTCTCTGTAAATCCTAAAAGTTAGCACTAAGAATAAGATTCCCAACGCTACCCCAACTATTTCGGCACCATGCCCGACCGTCTTCAGTAATGCTTCCAGATGGGCAAGATTGTTAACACGTACCATGCCGGCAGGATTCGGTTCCATGTGAATGCTCCTTGAGAGTTAAGAAAAGAGATTGGCATCGCGAGCGGTCGCAACGAGATAGTTGACTGTGCCCGGTGTGGATAGTCCGCTTGCTATAAAGACGAGGGCTAGCTTAAGGCGAAAGATCGCCAAGGTTTTGTTTTTTGTATAGTGGCGACAGAATGAAATGATCAGAAGTATGCCGCCTGTGATGCCGATTAGTTCGGCGAAGTTGGCAACGATATTCAACAGGGCTTCTAGATTGGACAGATTCATAGTTCTGACGACAACAATGTTTGTGGTGGTATCCATATTTTTCCTTCGATATTTACGAAAAGAGGTTCGCATCGCGAGCGGCTGTAAGCAGATAGTCAACGGTCGATGGTGAACTGAGGGCGCTAATTGCAAAAAGCGCACCGGTGACTAGTCGTCCCTTTGATAGCTGCTTGTTAGTAACCCAGATTCTGGCTACTGTCGTGAAAATAGAGGCTGCTGTAATTAATCCCACGATTTCATATCCATTGACGAATATGTTAACGAGAGACACCAGGCAACCTAGACTATTTACTCGAACTGTTCCTGCGGTATTAATTCCAGTAACGACTGTAGCGGAATCGGTGGGGCCAATGACGGTAGCCGAATTAGTTGCCAATGCTGGAATGGCGAGAGTCAGCAACAGCCCGGCAAGTAATGAAAGTCTGAAAACGATTTTTTGTGACATGTAATACTCCTAACTGAATAGTCCGGCATCACGACAGCCGGCAACAAAGAAGTTGATACTCCCTGGCGTCAGAAGACCACTTGCGATAAACACAAACGCAGCAAGGATTGTAGATTTGGATACTCGCTTGGTGGCAAAAAAGACTTTGACGGACTTGTAGAGCAAAACTATGCCGACTGCAATGAGGACAATCTCGCAGCCATTGGCCAGTATGTTCAACAATGCTTCAAGATTTGCAAGCATGTTGACGCGCACAGTGCCCGCTGTGTTTACACCTTGTATAACGGTCGCATCTACATTGTCGGCATGTGCACAAGGCACAGCCAAGCCATATATGCCTGCCAGAGCAGGCACAATCGGACTCCCTGTATGTTTCATACAGAAAACCCCCTATTTAATTGTCTTTTGGTAAAAGCCGCTGAAATGGGCTAAAGTGCCCACGGCGAGAATACTGTAAGCGGGATGCGGCACGAAGTCAAGTGAAATTTTCTGGCGGGGTGAGTATTAGGGCGCATGCAATGCGCCCCTACAAGAACGCAGGCGACAGTTATTTGCGTCCAATCCGCGAGATATACTGGAGGGAATTGAGGTGACTGTTTGTCGGAAAAGTATCAGCTAAGACAAAATGATGGAGCTTGCTTTGCGGTTGCAGTAGGTAGTTCATTCATCGTGGCGACGTTTATGTGCTTGCCTGATGCGATTGCGCTAATTCCTTCGGTGCCGGATTTCATTCACTGGTTCGTGCGGGTGATTGGCTTGTGGCTTTCGGCAGCAATGCTTTGGACTATGGGTTTGTTCTTTGTACTCAAAGTAGCATTGTTGATTGCCGGACCAATTGTTGTTGACAGCACGGGTATTCGTCTGTCTCGATTCAGTAAGAAAATTCGTTGGAGTTGGATTGGCGCACTTGGTGTTGATAGTCTCGAGACTATTCGAGAAGTGTTTTTCATGAAAACGCCAGTTATGCGTCTGATGATTTACATGCCGAAGTATGAAGAGAAAGGTAAGTGGGTCAAAGGTGGTGCGCAAGTTGTTCCGTCTCTTTGGTTTACCAAAGAGCAATTCGAAGCACTTGTTTCATTCGCATCTAAGAAGGCATTTGGAATTGCTCCTAATGGATTGCCAGTTTTGCTTGGACATTCTCCGTTGCGAGAAGAAACCAGAGAGATAAACAAGCAGAAGAAGATTTTCAGAACTTTGTATTCAGCAGTTGTGGCAATAGGCATTGTCACTGTGCTGGGCAGAAATGCGATAGTCAACTATTCATATAATGCCGGTAATAAAGCCGTGAGAGATGGGCAGTTGGAAGAAGCGATACAAGACTATCGCACTGCTCTGACTTTTAAGCCTGCTTTTGCGATGGCATGGCATCAGTTAGGAACAATCTACTGGATTCAAAATAAGAAGAAGGACGCAGAAGATGCCTGGAATCATGCGCTTGCGATGAGACCGGATCTGGTTGAAGCGAAAGTTGGTTTGTCATATCTGTACAGTCAACGGAATGAGAATGATAAGGCGGAGAAACTTTTAGTCAATGCATTGCGTTTGTCGCCGACGTATGTGCCGGGACATATTGCATTAGCCGAACTGTATTTTCACAAGAAGGATTATGCCAAGGCGCGGCAATCAGCTGAGCTTGTTTTGCAAATGGAAGCCAAAAATGGGCAGGCGCTTAAGCTGCTGAGACAGATTGCAAATGAGGCGCACAAATGAATCGAACTATTACCGATATTTTTGCAAGTGTGATAACAGCGATCATCTACATCGCGATGTCGACATTGGTGATGGCGTGTATATGGACGGCAATTGAGGCAATGCGTCAATTCGGTGTCTACAATCAACAAGCAATGATTGATCAATTGCGTGCTGTAAAAATTGCAGAAGATGCTATGCGTACTTATGATCCAAGTTCATTGCTTGGACAAATTGAAAGCATGCTCAAGTGGTACAACCTGACTTTTATTGGTGCTGCTCGTTATGGTTCTGGATTGGGAATTTTCATAGGGGCTTACTTCGCGCTGGTCTCGTTAAGCAGTCGAGTACTGGCCGCTAGAGTTGCAGCTGCAATAGTTGCCGGTAGCTTGGTTGGCGCACGCTTGTTTTTGATGGTGACAAGCGAACCAAAGATGTTTATAGCTGGCGCATGTATTGGCGCAGGCTTGTTTGCCGGAGTGACAATTTGGCATAGTCGTCAGGAACACATACCGGATTTGTTGTCGGAATCCAAATAAGAAAGAGCGCTATCGCTTGTGGTCGATAGCGCTCTTTGGTTGTCTTTGAGAAGCTTGCCCAGATTACTTGGCTGCTGGTGCTGCTTCTTTCTCTTTGGCTGCTGCCGGTGCGGCTGCTGCTTCTGGAGCGGCTGCGCCACCTGCTGCGGCTGCTGCTTTGGCTTCTTCTTCCGGAGTCGGAACAGCACGTGGTGTTACAACTCTTACGACGATCTCATCGGCCGGGTTGAGGATCTTGATCTTGTTAGAGACCGACAACTCGGAGAAGTGAATACCATGATCGAGTTGTTCGATGAGCGACAAGTCGACTTCGATGAAGTCAGGAATGTCTGATGGGAAGCACTCGATTTCGGCTTCTTGGTAGTTCTCTTGCAAGAGACCACCAAGACCAACGGCTGGCGAAGTGCCAACAAACTTCAACGGTACTTGTACCGTCAACTTACGATCGTTGCTTACACGATAGAACTCGATGTTCAACACTTGGGCTGTGGTTGCCTTGCGCTGCACATTACGAATGATGGCGTTGACTGGTTTGTCTTGACCGGTCAATTCGATGATGTGCGAATAAGCTGCATGTGGCAAGCGCGAGAATTCTTTGCTGTCTATCTGCACAGATTCCGAATCTATACCTGGACCATAAATGGTGGCAGGAATCTTTCCATCGCGACGAGTGGCGATGGGATTCTTTGTGTGACGTGACTCAAGCTTGAGCTTGAATTTTTCCATGATGTAACGCTCCTGTTTCGTTCCGCTTCGCTTTACTGCACATTCGCTTGCCTTCCGGCAACCGGTGTCCGCTGCGCAGCGGATTGTTCATCACAACCCTTGCTTCGCTTCTTGCATTCTGATGCAAGAGGAAGCTCTTATTTTCTGGTCGGGTTGAAAACCAGAAAGGCGAACCTGGGGCGAAAGGATTCGAACCTCTGAGTGCCTGGACCAAAACCAGGTGCCTTACCACTTGGCGACGCCCCAATAAGGCGAAGAGAGATCTTAGCACAACCTTGGCATTCTCTGGAAGCTTAGCTGTAGCCTCGATTAGCTGGCTTTTAAAGATAGCAAGCAACAGCGAGAACGAAGCGTTGCGAGGAGCAATGCGGAGTGGAGCGTGGAAAGCCGGATGGCTAGCGAAGACGTAGGCGCAGCCGAAGTCGGAGCGTTATATAGGTCTAATTTGAGCGGCCTGGTCGATGAGACTTTGGGCAAAGGCTAAAGCCGTGGTCTCGTCCTCTTTTCCAGACGCCATTGCGGCTAGGGACTTGAGGCGTTTTTCGTCGTTAAGAATCTCAACATGTACGGAAGTCTTGTCTTTGGTCTGCTGCTTCGATACGAGGACATGGCTATTAGCCACCGAGGCGATAATCGGCTGGTGGGTTATACAAAGGATTTGGTGAGAAGCGGCTAGGGCAGCCAGTTTGTCGCGCATGGCTTGTAAGACTCTGCCCGACAGACCGGTGTCTATTTCGTCGAATATGACGCAGGAGACCTCGTCAGCGGCAGCCAGACGGGCTTTTATCGCTAGCATTACCCGGGAAAGCTCTCCACCGGAGGCTATTTTGGCGACCGGCATCAGTGGCTGACCTGGGTTGGGGGCGATTAAGAACTCCACTTTGTCGGTGCCGGATGGACCAAGATTAGCGGCAGTAAATGAAGCCTCGAATTGGCAGCGCTCCATGCCCATTTCCTGTAAGTCGGAAAGGATAGAAGCTGTAAATGACTTAGCGATAGCTTGGCGCTTTGTTGATAGCTCTGAACATGTCTTATTTAGCTCGCGGTCCAGTTTGGCAATTTCTGCATTCAATTGATCAAGTGTTGCATCCGAATTTTCCAGACGATCAATTTCTGTCTGCAATTCATCGCGTTTGGCAATTGCTTCTGTCAGCGATGGTCCGTATTTGCGTTTGATTGTTGTGAGAACACCAAGACGAGATTCTATTGATGCAAGATGCTCCGGATCAGTATCAAGTGTGTCTCTGTAGCGACGCAAATCGCGACCGGCTTCTTCAATAAGATCTAGAGATGAAGTAAGCGGTTCAATTACTGATGAAAGCTCAGGATCTAAATCCGCAGCTTGCTTAACTTCAGAAATGGCTTTCTGCAAGAGATCGATAATCGGGCTAGCATCTTCCGATTCCGATCCTTTTATATAGCCGTATGCGTTGCTGACAGCACCATCTAGGTCGGCGACATTGGCTAGGATGCGGCATTGACCTTCGAGCTTCTCGTCTTCGTCAGCAGTTGTAAGAGCCGCTTCGAGTAGTTCTGCAAGTTGAAAGCGAGCAAAATCAAGACGCTTCTCGCGTTCGGCATTACTTAGGTTTTGTTCTTCCAGACTTTCTTTTAAATCTTTCCAGCGAGTGTAGAGCGTCTTTACTTTGTCTTGCACTTGCTGATGTTTGGTGTCGCCTAAAGCATCCAACATGGCGAGTTGATATTGAGGCAACATGAGAGTTCTTGCTTCGTGCTGCGCGTGCAGAGTCAAAAGATATTGTTTGAGTTCTTGCAATATTGAAGAATTGACAGGTGTGCCATTAACGCGACTGCGCGATCCTGTTTTGTTTATTTCTCGATAGACGACAAGCTCCGAAACTTCTTCATCAACAAGCTCATTAGCTTTCAGCCAAGCAGATACTTGAGGGCTCGATTTAAATGTAGCCTCTATCGTTGCTTTTTCTGCGCCATTACGAATCAGGTTCGGACCAGCCTTGGCACCTAAGACGGCGCTTAGGGCATCAATGATGATCGACTTACCGGCACCGGTTTCGCCGGTTAAAACATTCAAGCCGGCGCTAAAGTCCACGCTGATGTGTTCGATCAGCGCAAAATCCCGAATATCAAGAGTCTGGAGCATGATGAGCGTCTCCGCCAAGCAATCCGCCCAATATCATAGCCTGATATATCGGGGTCTTGAAAGTTAATTAGATGAAGCGAACTAGCTGTTGCCAGCAGCTACCGGGGACTTGAGGCTGGCGATGCTGACTTGGGCAGCCATTTGCTTAGCTACGTTGAGAAATGCTTGCGAGACTGGGTGGTTGATGTCCAGCGATGTGATAGGCATTCCGTTGTCGCCGCCTTCTCTGACGGCTATATCGAGCGGTACTTCACCTAAAAATGGTACGCCAACTTCTTCAGCGAGTGCTTTTCCGCCGCCGTGGTTGAAGATGTCGGTGCGACCTTCGCAGTGCGGGCAGTGGAAGTAGCTCATGTTTTCGACAAAGCCCAATACTGGGATTTGCATTTGTTGGAACATGGCTAAGCCTTTGCGTCCATCAAGCAATGCAATGTCTTGCGGAGTTGTGACAATGACGCCACCTGTTAGGTTGGTTGCTTGGCTGATGCTCAATTGTGCGTCACCCGTGCCTGGTGGCAAGTCGACTAATAAGTAATCTAGTTCGCCCCATTCAACATCACGCAAGAATTGACGAATGGCTTTGTCGAGCATTGGACCACGCCAAATAATTGGTGTGTCTTTCGAGACGAAAAATGCCATTGAGATGCATTTGATGCCGTGCTTTTCGGCAGGCATAATTCTGTTGTTGCGACCTTGTGGCTCATAGCCATCGAGTCCCATCATCGCAGGAATATTTGGCGCGGTTATATCTGCATCGAGAATGCCGACTTTGGCGCCGAGGTGAGTAAGCGCAGCAGCTAAGTTCAACGTTACTGTCGATTTGCCGACGCCGCCTTTGCCTGATGTGATGGCGATGATTTGTTTGATGCCTTCAACCGGTTCGCGACCTTGGACTTTGCGTCCGGATGCAACTGATGCTGTGGATTCCATTTCCACTTCTTCAACGCCGTCTAGTTTGAGCAAAGCTTCACGGCAGTCGTGCTCGATTTTCTCTTTGAGCGGGCAAGCCGGTGTTGTCAGGGTTAGCTTGAAGAACACCTTTGGCAGATTGATTTTGATATCAGAGACCATATTGAGGGTGACGATATCTATGTGCAAATCCGGGTCTTCGACCTTGCGGAGTGCG
Proteins encoded in this window:
- a CDS encoding tetratricopeptide repeat protein, with the translated sequence MSEKYQLRQNDGACFAVAVGSSFIVATFMCLPDAIALIPSVPDFIHWFVRVIGLWLSAAMLWTMGLFFVLKVALLIAGPIVVDSTGIRLSRFSKKIRWSWIGALGVDSLETIREVFFMKTPVMRLMIYMPKYEEKGKWVKGGAQVVPSLWFTKEQFEALVSFASKKAFGIAPNGLPVLLGHSPLREETREINKQKKIFRTLYSAVVAIGIVTVLGRNAIVNYSYNAGNKAVRDGQLEEAIQDYRTALTFKPAFAMAWHQLGTIYWIQNKKKDAEDAWNHALAMRPDLVEAKVGLSYLYSQRNENDKAEKLLVNALRLSPTYVPGHIALAELYFHKKDYAKARQSAELVLQMEAKNGQALKLLRQIANEAHK
- the recN gene encoding DNA repair protein RecN, whose protein sequence is MLQTLDIRDFALIEHISVDFSAGLNVLTGETGAGKSIIIDALSAVLGAKAGPNLIRNGAEKATIEATFKSSPQVSAWLKANELVDEEVSELVVYREINKTGSRSRVNGTPVNSSILQELKQYLLTLHAQHEARTLMLPQYQLAMLDALGDTKHQQVQDKVKTLYTRWKDLKESLEEQNLSNAEREKRLDFARFQLAELLEAALTTADEDEKLEGQCRILANVADLDGAVSNAYGYIKGSESEDASPIIDLLQKAISEVKQAADLDPELSSVIEPLTSSLDLIEEAGRDLRRYRDTLDTDPEHLASIESRLGVLTTIKRKYGPSLTEAIAKRDELQTEIDRLENSDATLDQLNAEIAKLDRELNKTCSELSTKRQAIAKSFTASILSDLQEMGMERCQFEASFTAANLGPSGTDKVEFLIAPNPGQPLMPVAKIASGGELSRVMLAIKARLAAADEVSCVIFDEIDTGLSGRVLQAMRDKLAALAASHQILCITHQPIIASVANSHVLVSKQQTKDKTSVHVEILNDEKRLKSLAAMASGKEDETTALAFAQSLIDQAAQIRPI
- a CDS encoding Mrp/NBP35 family ATP-binding protein translates to MFGNKNKGLKEEDILNALRKVEDPDLHIDIVTLNMVSDIKINLPKVFFKLTLTTPACPLKEKIEHDCREALLKLDGVEEVEMESTASVASGRKVQGREPVEGIKQIIAITSGKGGVGKSTVTLNLAAALTHLGAKVGILDADITAPNIPAMMGLDGYEPQGRNNRIMPAEKHGIKCISMAFFVSKDTPIIWRGPMLDKAIRQFLRDVEWGELDYLLVDLPPGTGDAQLSISQATNLTGGVIVTTPQDIALLDGRKGLAMFQQMQIPVLGFVENMSYFHCPHCEGRTDIFNHGGGKALAEEVGVPFLGEVPLDIAVREGGDNGMPITSLDINHPVSQAFLNVAKQMAAQVSIASLKSPVAAGNS
- a CDS encoding 50S ribosomal protein L25; amino-acid sequence: MEKFKLKLESRHTKNPIATRRDGKIPATIYGPGIDSESVQIDSKEFSRLPHAAYSHIIELTGQDKPVNAIIRNVQRKATTAQVLNIEFYRVSNDRKLTVQVPLKFVGTSPAVGLGGLLQENYQEAEIECFPSDIPDFIEVDLSLIEQLDHGIHFSELSVSNKIKILNPADEIVVRVVTPRAVPTPEEEAKAAAAAGGAAAPEAAAAPAAAKEKEAAPAAK